A region of Subtercola boreus DNA encodes the following proteins:
- a CDS encoding NAD(P)-dependent oxidoreductase, protein MTTLEKVTEMTNTQPTTVGFIGLGNMGSGMTRNLQAAGFPLVVNDIRREAAAELIAGGATWAATPAEVAAASDVVITMLPTPRHVDAVVNGPAGILAGIADGGTWIDMSTSVPDVANRVRVDNAHRGLHILDAPVSGMSVGAATGMLQIFVGGEAADVERLRPVFEAMGDPERILHVGAAGTGYAVKLMINQLWFSHLVATAEVLAIGVKAGVDLEVLRKSLVASPANSNFVENDVLGILDHGDYDEGFAIALACKDLGLSIDLARSVGVSAELSGLVEQIYRRAKAQYGDLAGEMTPFKLYEDLAGTELRREVSVPA, encoded by the coding sequence CTGACCACTCTTGAGAAAGTGACTGAAATGACGAACACCCAGCCGACCACCGTCGGCTTCATCGGCCTCGGCAACATGGGTTCGGGGATGACCCGCAACCTGCAGGCAGCGGGCTTCCCGCTCGTGGTGAACGACATCCGGCGGGAAGCGGCGGCCGAGCTGATCGCGGGCGGGGCGACCTGGGCCGCGACGCCCGCGGAGGTTGCTGCAGCCAGCGACGTCGTGATCACGATGCTGCCCACCCCGCGGCACGTCGACGCCGTCGTGAACGGGCCCGCGGGCATCCTCGCCGGCATCGCCGACGGCGGAACCTGGATCGACATGTCGACCTCGGTGCCCGACGTCGCGAACCGGGTGCGGGTCGACAACGCCCACCGGGGCCTCCACATTCTCGACGCACCCGTGTCGGGCATGTCGGTGGGGGCCGCGACCGGGATGCTGCAGATCTTCGTGGGCGGCGAAGCAGCCGATGTCGAGCGCCTGCGCCCGGTCTTCGAGGCGATGGGCGACCCCGAGCGCATCCTTCATGTGGGGGCTGCCGGAACGGGGTACGCCGTCAAGCTGATGATCAACCAGCTCTGGTTCTCCCACCTCGTCGCCACCGCCGAGGTGCTGGCGATCGGTGTGAAGGCCGGCGTCGACCTCGAAGTGCTGCGGAAGTCCCTGGTGGCGAGCCCCGCGAACAGCAACTTCGTCGAGAACGATGTGCTGGGCATCCTCGACCACGGGGACTACGACGAGGGCTTCGCCATCGCGCTCGCCTGCAAAGACCTGGGGCTCTCAATCGACCTCGCACGCTCGGTCGGTGTGTCGGCCGAGCTCTCCGGACTAGTGGAACAGATCTACCGCCGGGCGAAGGCGCAGTATGGCGACCTTGCGGGCGAGATGACGCCCTTCAAGCTCTACGAAGACCTCGCCGGAACCGAGCTGCGGCGAGAAGTGTCGGTGCCCGCATGA